Proteins encoded in a region of the Cygnus olor isolate bCygOlo1 chromosome 4, bCygOlo1.pri.v2, whole genome shotgun sequence genome:
- the WFS1 gene encoding wolframin, with protein sequence MNSDPDPQSSPPQPQQHLGRSQLNAAAVDHSENNRRSGPPSGDAATFPSGSDYSHSREKAEKNEAMKEEPEVLFEELLERAKAGEPKAQTEVGKHFLRLAEEEDEELNNCSAVDWFILAAKQGRREAVKLLRRCLADRRGITSENEQEVKKLSSETDLERAVRKAALVMYWKLNPKKKKQLAVSELLENVGQVDNEGGEKQPGPVPKSVQKQRRMLERLVSSESKKFIALDDFVEITKKYAKGIIPSNLIMQEEEDDELAGKTPEELPLRLKVVKYPLHAIMEIKEYLIDMASKAGMHWLSTIIPTHHINALIFFFIISNLTIDFFAFIIPLVIFYLSFISMVICTLKVFQDSKAWENFRTLTDLLLRFEPNLDVEQAEVNFGWNHLEPYIYFLLSVFFVIFSFPIASKDCIPCSELATISVFFTVTSYMSLSTCAEPYTRRALMTEIATGCLSLLQILPGNFGFLKFLGKTFFTVPVGHFFVINVSIPCLLFLYLFYLFFRMAQLRNFKGTYCYLVPYLVCFMWCELSVVILQESSGIGLIRASIGYFLFLFALPVLGVGIALMCLVHFIKWFVSLELVKIVVTLVLCAVPLLFRWWTKVNFSVVDMVKSLTRSSIVKLILVWITAVVLFCWFYVYRSEGMKVYNSTLTWNQYAFLCGPRSWKETNMARTQILCSHLEGHRVTWTGRFKYVRVTEIDNSAESAINMLPLFIGDWMRCLYGETYPLCDPKNVTMEEEELCRLKYLTKHNCHMKMFDRYKFEITVGMPFSSKNGTKSVEEDDITKDIVLKASNEFKKVLLNLRQGSIIEFSTILEGRLGSKWPVFELKAITCLNCMSKLLPAGRHVKIEHDWRSTVHKAIKFAFDFFFFPFLSAA encoded by the exons AGGCTATGAAGGAAGAACCTGAAGTGCTCTTTGAGGAACTGCTCGAGAGGGCCAAAGCAGGAGAACCAAAAGCACAAACAGAG GTGGGAAAACACTTCTTGAGATTAGcggaagaggaggatgaagaacTTAACAATTGTAGTGCGGTTGACTGGTTCATCCTTGCTGCTAAGCAAGGTCGAAGGGAGGCCGTCAAATTGTTACGTAGATGCCTAGCAGACAGAAGAG gCATCACTTCTGAGAATGagcaagaagtgaaaaaatTATCATCAGAGACTGACTTGGAGAGAGCTGTGAGAAAAGCTGCCTTAGTCATGTATTGGAAATTAAATCCTAAAAAGAAGAAGCAATTAGCAGTTTCTGAACTACTGGAAAATGTTGGGCAAGTTGACAACGAAG GTGGTGAGAAGCAGCCCGGCCCAGTCCCAAAGtcagtgcagaagcagaggaggaTGTTGGAGCGATTAGTGAGCAGTGAAT CTAAAAAATTTATTGCTCTGGATGACTTCGTGGAGATTACCAAGAAATATGCAAAGGGAATCATCCCATCTAACCTGATTatgcaggaagaggaagatgatgaaCTGGCAGGGAAGACTCCTGAAGAGTTACCCCTGCGACTGAAG gTTGTAAAATACCCACTTCATGCCATTATGGAAATTAAAGAATATCTGATAGATATGGCATCAAAGGCAGGAATGCACTGGTTGTCTACCATTATTCCAACACACCATATCAATGCTCTCATCTTCTTCTTCATCATCAGTAATCTGACAATTGATTTTTTTGCCTTCATTATTCCATTAGTCATATTCTATTTGTCCTTCATTTCTATGGTTATTTGCACACTGAAAGTTTTTCAGGACAGTAAGGCCTGGGAAAACTTCCGCACTTTGACTGACTTACTCCTTCGTTTTGAACCAAACCTAGATGTTGAGCAAGCTGAAGTGAACTTTGGATGGAATCACTTAGAgccatacatttattttttactctctgtattctttgtaattttttccttccctataGCAAGCAAAGACTGTATACCGTGTTCAGAGTTAGCTACCATCTCCGTTTTCTTCACAGTGACAAGTTACATGAGTTTAAGCACATGTGCAGAACCTTACACACGAAGAGCATTAATGACCGAGATAGCAACTGGTTGCTTATCCCTATTGCAAATATTACCTGGGAATTTTGGCTTCTTGAAATTCTTAGGTAAAACTTTCTTCACGGTTCCTGTAGGCCATTTCTTTGTGATAAATGTAAGTATCCCATGCCTTTTGTTCTTGTATTTGTTCTATCTTTTCTTTAGAATGGCACAACTACGGAATTTTAAAGGCACCTACTGTTACCTGGTCCCATATCTAGTCTGCTTTATGTGGTGTGAACTCTCTGTGGTCATTCTGCAGGAGTCCTCTGGCATTGGGCTCATTCGTGCATCAAttggttattttctgtttctctttgcacTCCCAGTGCTAGGCGTAGGCATTGCACTGATGTGTCTTGTCCATTTCATTAAGTGGTTTGTGTCTCTAGAGCTTGTGAAAATCGTAGTGACTCTAGTTTTGTGTGCTGTTCCTCTGCTCTTCCGATGGTGGACGAAAGTCAACTTCTCTGTAGTTGACATGGTTAAATCCCTTACTCGAAGCTCGATTGTGAAACTCATTTTGGTGTGGATTACAGCTGTAGTGTTGTTCTGTTGGTTCTATGTGTATCGATCAGAGGGAATGAAAGTTTACAACTCCACGTTGACATGGAATCAGTATGCTTTCCTCTGTGGACCCCGATCGTGGAAGGAGACTAACATGGCACGTACTCAGATTTTATGTAGTCACCTGGAAGGACACAGAGTGACATGGACTGGGCGGTTCAAGTATGTGCGTGTTACAGAAATTGACAATAGTGCAGAGTCTGCAATAAATATGCTTCCACTTTTTATCGGTGATTGGATGAGATGCTTGTATGGTGAAACGTACCCTCTCTGTGACCCCAAAAATGTCACTATGGAGGAGGAAGAATTGTGTCGTCTCAAGTATTTGACAAAGCATAACTGCcacatgaaaatgtttgatCGGTACAAATTTGAAATAACTGTGGGTATGCCTTTCAGCAGCAAAAACGGAACCAAGTCAGTAGAGGAAGATGACATAACCAAAGATATTGTGCTGAAGGCAAGCAATGAGTTTAAGAAAGTGTTGTTGAATTTGAGGCAGGGAAGTATAATTGAATTCAGCACAATTCTGGAAGGTCGTCTTGGCAGTAAATGGCCTGTCTTTGAACTGAAAGCAATCACTTGCTTGAATTGCATGTCTAAACTCCTACCTGCAGGGAGGCATGTGAAAATAGAGCATGACTGGAGGAGCACAGTGCATAAAGCCATTaaatttgcttttgattttttcttctttccattcctGTCAGCTGCATAA